The genomic segment TTGATATTAGCCACCTTTAAAAAATGGAAGTTATTACAACAAACACCTCTGTCCATTCTTATGTGTCATGCTGTTTAATTTGTTATCTGCTCCGTACCTCACAGAGCCTTTGCTTAACTTTAGTAGTGCGTTGTGGCATAGATTTATGAGGTTTTTGCTTTCAATTATACACAAAGTATTTAGTGCAGATTGTTTTGCTACATTTTACACAGATTAaccaaatatgaatattaaattcaGGATGTAGGCTATAAGACATACAATTACTCACACAATTACACAATTAAAGGTTCTTAggaaaaataatcatttaaaaatgtaaacaatatcTTATTTACCTTTATTTAAACAATATAAGACAACAACAATCTTAGTCCAGTACTGAAACAGGTCGACAGGTTAAAAAAAGTTCCTTAGCTCTACTGTTCTCCCCATCCTCAGAGGAAATGGCAAAATAAGTTTATCATCAGGATGTTATGTTATGTACATTTACATACAGTGTTCGTGTAGGGAAGTGGAAACAAATAGAGCCATCACAAACCAACAGGGGTGGACTGATCAGCTGATTCACAGAGATTTATATGAATCCTCCGCAGCTTCCTAATGACACCTACTGACTCTTCAACTGAACTATGGCCTTAGAAAAGTCCCATCTATTATCATTGTTTTTTACTAAATCACCACTCAGCGGAGGATCTTGGGTTTATTCCAGTTTGGGGCTGTCCTTCTGTCTGAGGTGGCACAGGAAGATCGTGAAAGTCAGTGCGATGCCTCCAAGAAACACCGTCCGCGCCAcaggaggaaccagagaaaAGTTCACTGCCTGAAATGATGGAAGagatgaaaggaaaacaaagatcTGTCACTTTACATCTGTGGCTTTATATAAGTACTGTATGCGGGTACatctgtgaatctgtgtgtgcagCAACACAGTAAATGAAGATGAATAATACATGAATATCTGACCTGCATTGTTGACCAATATATCACTCCAGCCTAggtcgatagatagatagatagatagatagatagatagatagatagatagatagatagatagatagatagatagatagatagatagatagatagatagatattaaacagacatatattaaaaacaaacaacatctcTTCTCTTAAACGAGTGAAAAATTAGGCATTGAAAGACTTTCCTAAACAAATAGGTTTAGAgtcatgatttaaaaacaggttaAGGGCTGGCCAGTGTAATCTCTTGCAGGCAAGGAGTTCCAGAGCCTCAAGCCCTGATGGCTAAAGCCTGGTCACCCTCTGGTAACGAAACCTTGACATTTGAACCACTAGCAAGTGTTGTTTGAAAGATATCAGACTACAGATTGAGCAGATTTAGCAGCTCAGTAACATAAGTAGGAGTAGAGTCTTTAAAAGAATCAATGTACCTTGTAAGATGTCCAGAATTTATGTCTCCAGTCTTCAAGAggatcctcttttttttcaagtAAGCTTAAACCTGAAGAGTCAGAAGTATGAGGCTGTTATTTGGAGCCTGTGTTGGGTCtgtcaaaaaacattacaatTCCAATTTCTTTGCTTGTGTAAGATGGGTTTTAGTCAAATATGTTACAAGTTTGAAAAAATAGCAACAAAACAGACATGAGCATTTCATCATTTCCCAAACAGATCTTCATCTGgtttgtaaaataaacacaatacagATTTAATAGTGATTGTAACACACTTACCAATATAAAAGGCACTGATGGTGAGAGGAGCTGCGACCAGCTGATCCACCACAACTTTCCCTGTCACCGCCTTCACTCCGCCCCCTGGGAGCATCCTCTCCAGCCACCTGAGCCAGTGGTAGTTGAAGTTGGCATGGAAACAGAAACCGACAGTCGCCACTCGGGCCGTCTGACACCAGTTGATGCCAGTTGAACCCTCTGCTGTGGACCCTCCCAGCACGCTCTGCTGGATCACGTCAGCTGAGGCAAACAGAGTTGTGTATCCCAGGACGTTACTGATGTAGGGGTGAGCTTTGAACAGCGCCCAGGTTCGGTTCATGATGATAAATCTGATGAGAGAAGAATAAAGGCtgaattaattcattaaaagaCCAATGAATGTCACCTCTTCACAAAGGCACTTTTATGAGAGTGAAAagtttttaaacaaatttacaaataaaactgaggTCTAAGGGAATTAAGGAAAATtgacaatttgattgataatgaaaaaaatatcacTGGCTAATGCTTTTATCCAGATAAGAGTCAAACGTACCTTTCAGCATGACtttcctcaccctctccttaAATGTCCAAGACCAATGAAACACAAGTTATTGTCTGATTGGTTGTGTTTGACGATGTGAGGTAGCTTAGTAGGTGAAACTACGGCCAAGGGAGGTTTTCTGCGCGGGTCAAAGTTCTGCCACTGTTGCAGGACACATGTGATAAGACCTTTATTAGCACAATGCAGAGGAACCTGAGAAAAGACCACATGTCAGGAGGAGTGATAAAGAAGTGACCAAGAGAGTAATATTCTGCGGGTTGACAAAAAAGAGGTTATGAAAAAGCAGCCAGACAAACTACAATTGTACTGAATAAGCTTTAAATCACAAATAATTGACTGCAGTTGTGTCAATGAGCTCATTACACACAATGTTTTCATGGCACAATGTGACGTGTTACACCTGTTGTCATGTAAATAAACGTCACTTGATTAATTTGACCTTCTGTCTGTGCAGAACAAACTTACCACAGATTCTTCCAGCCGAGTGAAGTGTAGAAGTTGAAGCCACAGCAGAAGGTTTACTGTGCAGCTCTCTGGTCGGAGCAACACGTGGTGTCCCTATAAATAGAAGCC from the Limanda limanda chromosome 11, fLimLim1.1, whole genome shotgun sequence genome contains:
- the si:ch211-120k19.1 gene encoding mpv17-like protein; this translates as MNRTWALFKAHPYISNVLGYTTLFASADVIQQSVLGGSTAEGSTGINWCQTARVATVGFCFHANFNYHWLRWLERMLPGGGVKAVTGKVVVDQLVAAPLTISAFYIGLSLLEKKEDPLEDWRHKFWTSYKAGVIYWSTMQAVNFSLVPPVARTVFLGGIALTFTIFLCHLRQKDSPKLE